One segment of Senegalia massiliensis DNA contains the following:
- a CDS encoding aminotransferase class IV: MNIETNKEFFIYNNEVSNNKELKLKEGEKVYEVIRVINGVPLFLEEHIERLKKSIDLIGYESQINEESIRENIYKLISKNDEFNMNIKIILNYYGDNFESVFLFIKSNYPEERIYDEGVATITIKAMRDLPNVKKVNNTFKTKVKEELKQKNAYEALLIDEKGYITEGSRSNMFFIKENEVYTAPKGEVLLGVTRANILKACESLDVNIVEKNLKIEELNNIDGIFMSGTSVGVLPIKVVDDRKYNSAKNRVIKNIRKEYNKRVDEYIKKNKNFLKK; encoded by the coding sequence ATGAATATAGAAACTAACAAAGAGTTCTTTATTTATAACAATGAAGTGTCTAATAATAAAGAATTAAAATTAAAAGAAGGAGAAAAAGTATATGAGGTTATTAGAGTTATTAATGGAGTACCTCTTTTTCTAGAAGAACATATAGAAAGATTAAAAAAATCTATTGATTTGATAGGATATGAATCTCAAATAAATGAAGAAAGCATAAGAGAAAATATTTATAAACTTATAAGCAAAAATGATGAATTCAATATGAATATAAAAATTATATTAAATTATTATGGTGATAATTTTGAATCTGTATTCCTTTTTATAAAAAGTAATTATCCAGAGGAAAGAATATATGATGAAGGTGTAGCTACTATTACAATTAAGGCTATGAGAGATTTACCTAATGTTAAGAAAGTAAATAATACTTTTAAAACAAAAGTAAAAGAAGAGTTAAAACAAAAAAATGCATATGAAGCATTACTTATAGATGAAAAAGGATATATTACAGAAGGAAGTCGTTCAAATATGTTTTTTATAAAAGAAAATGAAGTTTATACAGCTCCAAAAGGAGAAGTACTTTTAGGAGTTACAAGGGCTAATATATTAAAAGCGTGTGAAAGTTTAGATGTAAATATAGTTGAAAAAAATTTAAAAATAGAAGAGCTTAATAATATTGATGGTATTTTTATGAGTGGCACATCTGTCGGAGTATTACCGATAAAAGTAGTTGATGATAGAAAATATAATTCAGCTAAAAATAGAGTAATAAAAAATATAAGGAAAGAATATAATAAAAGAGTAGATGAATATATAAAGAAAAATAAAAATTTTCTAAAAAAATAG